From the genome of Nicotiana sylvestris chromosome 2, ASM39365v2, whole genome shotgun sequence, one region includes:
- the LOC104235278 gene encoding cathepsin B-like protease 2, whose amino-acid sequence MALTLKSLATPLLFGALFILILQVVAEQPISEAKVESAILQESIIKEVNENAKAGWKAAFNPRFSNFTVSQFKRLLGVKPAREGDLEGIPILTHPKLLELPKEFDARKAWPQCSTIGRILDQGHCGSCWAFGAVESLSDRFCIHHNLNISLSVNDLLACCGFLCGSGCDGGYPITAWRYFIRRGVVTEECDPYFDNEGCSHPGCEPGYPTPKCQRKCVKEILLWGKSKHYGVNAYRIHHDPNSIMTEIYKNGPVEVSFTVYEDFAHYKSGVYKHVTGQSMGGHAVKLIGWGTSEQGEDYWLIANSWNRGWGDDGYFKIRRGTNECGIEHNVVAGLPSAKNLNVELDDVSNAFLDASM is encoded by the exons ATGGCCTTGACCCTGAAGTCTTTAGCAACTCCTTTGCTTTTTGGTGCTTTGTTTATCCTTATATTGCAG GTTGTTGCAGAGCAGCCAATATCTGAAGCTAAAGTTGAATCTGCAATCCTTCAG GAATCAATCATTAAAGAGGTTAATGAAAATGCCAAAGCTGGGTGGAAAGCTGCATTCAACCCTCGATTCTCGAATTTCACG GTTTCGCAATTTAAGCGCCTTCTTGGAGTTAAGCCCGCAAGAGAAGGTGATTTGGAGGGAATTCCTATTCTAACTCATCCAAAACTTTTGGAGCTACCAAAAGAGTTTGATGCACGAAAAGCTTGGCCTCAATGTAGTACTATCGGAAGAATTCTGG ATCAGGGACATTGCGGTTCTTGTTGGGCTTTTGGTGCTGTTGAATCGCTGTCTGATCGTTTCTGTATCCATCATAACTTG AATATCTCTCTGTCTGTAAATGATCTGTTAGCATGCTGTGGCTTTTTATGTGGGAGTGGTTGTGATGGTGGATATCCAATAACAGCATGGCGATACTTTATCCGTAGGGGTGTGGTCACAGAAGAG TGTGACCCTTACTTTGATAATGAGGGATGTTCCCACCCTGGTTGTGAACCAGGATATCCCACCCCAAAGTGTCAGAGGAAGTGTGTGAAGGAGATTCTACTATGGGGGAAATCAAAGCATTATGGTGTCAATGCATACAGGATCCACCATGATCCCAACAGTATCATGACAGAAATTTACAAAAATGGACCAGTCGAGGTCTCTTTTACCGTCTACGAG GATTTTGCTCACTACAAGTCTGGAGTTTACAAGCATGTAACAGGGCAAAGTATGGGAGGCCATGCTGTTAAGCTTATCGGATGGGGAACCAGTGAGCAGGGAGAGGACTATTGG CTTATTGCTAATTCTTGGAACAGAGGCTGGGGTGAT GATGGTTACTTCAAGAtcagaagaggaacaaatgaatgTGGCATTGAACATAATGTGGTGGCTGGATTGCCTTCAGCCAAAAATCTGAATGTGGAATTAGATGATGTCTCTAATGCTTTCCTTGATGCCTCAATGTAA
- the LOC104235279 gene encoding cathepsin B-like protease 3, producing the protein MAMNHMSLAALLLLIGASILILQVVAEQPISQAKAESAILQDSIVKQVNENEKAGWKAALNPHFSNFTVSQFKRLLGVKPTRKGDLKGIPILTHPKLLELPQEFDARVAWPNCSTIGRILDQGHCGSCWAFGAVESLSDRFCIHYGLNISLSANDLLACCGFLCGDGCDGGYPLQAWKYFVRKGVVTDECDPYFDNEGCSHPGCEPAYPTPKCHRKCIKQNLLWSKSKHFGVNAYMISSDPHSIMTEVYKNGPVEVSFTVYEDFAHYKSGVYKHVTGDIMGGHAVKLIGWGTEDGEDYWLLANQWNRGWGDDGYFKIRRGTNECEIEDEVVAGLPSARNLNMELDVSDAFLDAAM; encoded by the exons ATGGCGATGAATCACATGTCCTTAGCCGCTCTCTTGCTTTTGATTGGTGCCTCTATCCTTATTTTACAG GTTGTTGCAGAACAACCAATATCCCAAGCTAAAGCGGAATCTGCAATCCTTCAG GACTCAATTGTTAAACAGgttaatgaaaatgaaaaagctGGATGGAAAGCTGCACTGAACCCTCATTTCTCAAATTTCACG GTTTCCCAATTTAAGCGCCTTCTTGGAGTTAAGCCCACAAGAAAGGGTGATTTAAAGGGCATTCCTATTTTAACTCATCCGAAACTTTTGGAGTTACCACAAGAGTTTGATGCACGAGTGGCTTGGCCTAACTGTAGCACTATTGGGAGAATTCTTG ATCAG GGACACTGTGGTTCTTGTTGGGCTTTTGGTGCTGTTGAGTCACTGTCTGATCGTTTCTGTATTCATTATGGCTTG AATATCTCTCTGTCAGCAAATGATCTCTTAGCATGCTGTGGCTTTTTATGTGGGGATGGTTGTGATGGTGGATATCCGTTACAAGCTTGGAAGTACTTTGTCCGCAAGGGTGTGGTCACAGATGAG TGTGACCCTTACTTTGATAATGAGGGATGTTCCCACCCTGGATGTGAACCTGCATATCCCACCCCCAAGTGTCACAGGAAGTGCATTAAGCAGAATTTACTCTGGAGTAAGTCCAAGCATTTTGGCGTCAATGCATACATGATCAGCTCCGATCCCCACAGTATAATGACAGAAGTTTACAAGAATGGACCAGTTGAGGTCTCTTTTACCGTTTACGAG GATTTCGCTCACTACAAATCTGGAGTTTACAAGCATGTAACCGGTGATATAATGGGAGGCCATGCTGTTAAACTCATCGGATGGGGAACTGAGGATGGAGAGGACTATTGG CTTCTTGCCAATCAGTGGAACAGAGGCTGGGGTGAT GATGGTTACTTTAAGATCAGAAGAGGAACAAACGAGTGTGAAATCGAAGATGAAGTGGTTGCAGGATTGCCTTCAGCCAGAAATCTGAACATGGAACTTGATGTCTCTGATGCTTTCCTTGATGCCGCAATGTGA
- the LOC104235277 gene encoding exocyst complex component EXO84C yields the protein MRMESSEEEDDFPCVESVTPQSKIDSIYQSKTEKGIRKICFELLDLKDAVENLCGNTRTKCLAFLRLSEEVVETEHELNELRKHISAQGILVQDLLNGVGRELDEWSRASGDVQEANESPQSFDYGDTFMNAMEDENVLFLENIDVLLAEHKIEEAIEAIDAKERSQPELKSSGETSSTEPSSFKAALSKRKKMLENQLVEITERPSIGIVELKKALSGLLKLGKGSLAHQLLIKSYRSRLQKSIEAFLPLCPCYPETYSATLSNLVFSTISLTTKESGTMFGDNPVYSNRIIQWAEREIEYFVRLVKEHAPPSDGAPALHAASVCSQASLNHCNALEKQGLKLSKLLLVLLRPYMEEVLELNFIRARKVVLDFASSDEGKPLSPRFASPLSTFATTSDTLLVESGMRFIYVVKEIVEKLTQLVILHFGANILTRISHLFDKYVDALIKGLPGLSEDDNLTELKEPVLFRAETDSEQLALLGTAFTIAEELLPMVVSRIWNVLNESKEVGSENMMPAANNTVELKDWRRQLQHSLDKLRDNFCQQYVVNFIYSRDGDARLDAQIYLSGVGEDTIWHTDPLPSLPFQALFGKLQQLATVAGDVLLGREKIQKVLLARLTETVVIWLSDEQEFWSVLEDESAPLQPLGLQQLILDMHFTVEIARFAGYPSRQVHQIASDIIARAVRTFSARGIDPQSALPEDEWFTETAKGAINKLLLGGSGSDTSEIDDEHLIMHDGGMSDSDGSPSSLSSVDSSESFASAQMGDLDSPVYFSDPES from the exons ATGAGGATGGAAAGcagtgaagaagaagatgatttcCCCTGTGTCGAAAGTGTGACCCCTCAATCCAAGATCGACTCCATTTACCAATCCAAAACTGAAAAa GGAATTAGGAAAATCTGCTTTGAGCTTTTGGATTTGAAGGATGCAGTGGAGAACTTGTGTGGTAATACTCGAACAAAGTGCTTGGCCTTCTTGAG ATTGTCTGAGGAAGTTGTGGAAACAGAACATGAGCTCAATGAGCTTAGAAAGCATATATCTGCCCAGGGGATTCTTGTTCAAGATCTCCTGAATGGTGTAGGTAGAGAATTGGATGAATGGAGCCGAGCTAGTGGTGATGTCCAAGAAGCTAATGAAAGCCCTCAAAGCTTTGATTATGGTGATACTTTCATGAATGCCATGGAAGATGAAAACGTGTTATTCTTGGAGAATATTGATGTTCTTCTAGCGGAGCACAAGATTGAAGAAGCAATAGAGGCAATAGATGCTAAAGAAAGAAGTCAACCTGAGCTGAAAAGTTCAGGAGAGACTTCATCTACTGAACCATCATCTTTTAAGGCTGCTTTGTCTAAAAGAAAAAAGATGCTCGAGAATCAGCTGGTTGAGATCACAGAACGACCGTCAATTGGTATTGTCGAACTTAAGAAGGCCTTGTCTGGTTTGCTCAAGCTCGGGAAAGGTTCTTTAGCCCATCAGCTACTTATTAAGTCGTACAGATCTCGTCTCCAGAAAAGTATTGAggcttttcttcccctttgtccTTGTTATCCCGAGACTTATTCGGCAACATTGTCTAACCTTGTATTCTCTACCATTTCTTTGACTACTAAGGAATCAGGCACGATGTTTGGTGACAATCCTGTTTATAGCAACAGAATTATCCAGTGGGCAGAAAGGGAAATTGAATACTTTGTACGGTTGGTTAAAGAACATGCACCGCCTTCTGATGGAGCTCCTGCTTTACATGCCGCAAGTGTTTGTTCTCAGGCCAGTCTTAATCACTGTAATGCCTTGGAGAAACAGGGGCTTAAACTGTCAAAATTACTCTTGGTACTTTTGCGCCCATACATGGAAGAAGTCCTTGAGTTGAACTTTATACGAGCCAGAAAAGTGGTTCTGGATTTTGCTTCAAGTGACGAAGGGAAACCATTATCACCTCGCTTTGCATCTCCTTTATCTACATTTGCAACTACGTCTGATACCTTGCTTGTTGAAAGTGGAATGAGATTCATATATGTTGTCAAA GAAATAGTGGAGAAGCTCACCCAGTTAGTCATTCTACATTTTGGAGCTAACATATTGACCAGAATTTCACATCTTTTTGACAAGTATGTGGATGCATTGATTAAAGGTCTACCTGGTCTCTCTGAGGATGACAATCTCACAGAGCTAAAAGAACCTGTTCTTTTTAGAGCTGAAACAGACTCTGAGCAGCTTGCTCTATTGGGAACTGCATTTACCATTGCTGAGGAACTATTGCCTATGGTTGTATCTAGAATTTGGAATGTTCTTAATGAAAGTAAGGAAGTGGGTTCTGAAAATATGATGCCTGCCGCAAACAATACCGTGGAGCTCAAGGACTGGAGGCGTCAACTTCAGCATTCGCTGGACAAACTTAGAGACAATTTCTGTCAACAATATGTTGTTAATTTCATATACTCAAGAGATGGTGATGCACGATTAGATGCACAGATTTATTTGAGTGGCGTGGGGGAAGATACAATTTGGCACACCGATCCGCTACCTTCACTGCCATTTCAG GCATTATTTGGTAAGCTGCAGCAATTAGCAACTGTCGCAGGAGATGTTCTTTTAGGAAGAGAGAAGATACAGAAGGTTTTGCTTGCCAGGCTGACAGAGACTGTGGTAATATGGTTGTCTGATGAACAAGAGTTTTGGAGTGTTCTAGAGGATGAGTCGGCTCCTCTGCAGCCTCTGGGTTTGCAGCAG TTAATTCTTGACATGCACTTCACTGTTGAAATCGCACGATTTGCGGGCTATCCATCAAGGCAAGTGCATCAAATAGCATCAGACATAATTGCGCGTGCAGTCAGGACGTTTTCTGCCAGGGGCATAGATCCACAAAG TGCCCTACCTGAGGACGAATGGTTCACGGAAACTGCAAAAGGAGCCATAAATAAGCTTCTCCTAGGTGGTTCTGGATCAGATACATCGGAGATTGATGATGAACACCTCATCATGCATGATGGAGGGATGTCAGACTCTGACGGATCACCTTCTTCCCTCTCAAGTGTAGATAGCTCTGAGTCATTCGCCTCAGCACAAATGGGTGATTTGGATAGCCCTGTGTATTTCTCTGATCCTGAGAGTTAA
- the LOC104235276 gene encoding uncharacterized protein, with product MERNTGGISGTIDLNGNLPAANVVDLTGKVHQLPCCIKFNGPSDVSQYFKPKPTGVIVDGLNVEEAHFRGRKLQGTTVAIPHGYSGFVLGKKMPDEKRKRSVEDSSCWGMKAKFQNITSWNHDSLPSENDAFLRAFHLFSVTTALHQPVSVEDLEAASIDQELEL from the exons ATGGAGAGAAACACCGGCGGAATTTCAGGCACAATTGATTTAAACGGCAATCTGCCGGCGGCGAATGTTGTGGATCTCACCGGGAAAGTGCACCAGCTGCCATGCTGTATCAAGTTCAATGGTCCATCTGATGTTTCACAGTACTTCAAACCAAAACCCACTG GTGTCATTGTTGACGGGTTAAATGTGGAGGAAGCTCATTTTAGAGGAAGGAAGCTTCAGGGAACGACTGTTGCAATTCCTCATGGCTACTCTG GGTTTGTCTTGGGAAAGAAAATGCctgatgagaaaagaaaaaggtctgtCGAAGATTCAAGTTGCTGGGGGATGAAGGCGAAGTTCCAAAACATAACATCGTGGAATCATGATTCTCTTCCCTCAGAAAATGATGCTTTCTTGCGTGCCTTCCACCTATTTTCTGTTACAACAGCA CTGCATCAACCAGTCAGTGTTGAAGACCTGGAAGCTGCATCAATTGATCAAGAATTAGAGTTATGA